The genomic interval GACCCATTCGTATCGTGTTTGTTTGGGTCCTCGTAAGCACAAAACAGACTTGATTCTGCTCTAAAAGGTGTGGATGTCGTTTGAAGCATTTAACTGGTTTGCcaattgtgtgtgtgggtgttttttttttaatttacaagcTCAATGAATGTTTAGCCTTCTTTGCTATGTAACATACTGTAACTTTGTAAAGAGTTCATGATATTTCAGCATTTTGGACGACACTTTTCTATCTGATTTGTTACAGTACTTGAAACGGAGTATTTTGTGTACAGTCTCTTTACATCGGAGCACTTTGGTGCGTTTTGTCATCGCTGAGATTCTGATATCACTGTCCTAGTCTTAAGTTATTGTGATTTAATTAAAAGATTATTTATGATCGGATTTTATATCTGGCCACTTTTAATTACACAAGACAGACACACCTTTGACTCAACACAGTCAACATGTTTATTTGGCTTTTGTACATCCAACAAGTAAAACAAACATATATACACCACAGGTAATAAACAAATTCATATAAATTATTAATGAAATAGCTACATCTTTTTAATAAACAACTCTATTCAAGGTGATGGTAATATGAAACCAATATTCTTGGTAAGAAACAATTCCATGCAACGTTGTACAAAACACTGTACAATTCAACAAAGCTGTGCAAAAACAGCAAAGGGGATTTCAGAAGCTGATCCtgtcctttattttattttcctgaaAATTAATTGGCATCTCATGGATTTGGGGGTCATGAGCCAGGACGATATCTTCTTCCAAATGTTTTGTTCGGTTAAAAGTCTGGATTTGAACGTACTACGAAACGGTTATCTCCTCATCGTCCGACTCTGAGAAGTCCGAGTGCTTACTGGAGAGCGAAGGTGAGGAGATGCCGCAGGAGCCTGTCGTCTGTCGACCGAATGCTTCatcttcgtcctcctcctcgtcttcggACTTTTTGCCCACGTCGCTGAGGTCGGGGTGCGGGTTGGCCTTGGTGGGCAGCGTCTGCTCGCGACAGCCGCCGGATGAGAGCAGCTCGCGCTCCTTGGAATTCCTCCATTTCATCCGCCTGTTCTGGAACCAAATTTTCACCTGGACGCAACGAGGGATGAACAAGGTGAGTGGTGATAATGTCATTCCGAAATGGCGTAAGCCCCAAAtttaataagttttttttttaacttacatGATATGACTTACGtaacaacttatttattttttacttatgtattgattatttatgtgtgcacttcatggtgaagctttaaatctcatatttgtataatgacaataaaagcattcaattcaataatacaGTGGAATATTTGATGTGAAGTCACAAAGGCACTCCAAATCGCAAgattattaacaaaaaaaatcatcaattaaTGCTATGgtttttggtaattaaaaaaaaaaatcacctggaGTCGGATTGTAAAGGGTTAACATTGAAGCCGCCCACATTAATTGTATCGCATTTTAATGTCGGTCGTGCGGGGGTGCTAAAGAAGAGTGCTGGATTTTTAAGGTAAATTCCGTATGGAAATAATTTTTCTTCCGGACGAGTTCTTAGAATGAAAATACGGCAACTGACGGGTCACctcgaaaagaaacaaaaataggGTAAATATAAAGCTTTCTTTAGCCTTCTTTCTTTATCGTCGCGTTTTATAGGCCTGTGCAGATTTGTATTGACCATATAGCTTTCATACGTATCTACAAGAATATTCGTTGAATTCAATCTTGGTACGAAATTTGTAATAGGAATTAATTAAATTCGATCATTCCCAAGTCATTTTTGGAGCTTTAAAGTGTGTGGCGGATAAAATTTTAAAGGAATATGGGCTCAAAAGTGTCCAAACAATTATATAACGTCATCAAAAGTCGCCGAATTTAGCCACCATGTGCTCAGAGTTtggcattaataataataaaataataaataataaaaaaatataaaatacacaagTTAAAACCTCACAAAAAGTTGGTTGTAAATACATCACATTTGTTTGCAAATATTGTCACCTGTGAGTCCTTCAGGCCGAGTTTGGAGGCCAGCTTTTTCCTGTCCGGCTTGCTGATGTACTTctgtttttggaacattttctccaaagctTTGCGCTGCACGTCGGAGAAAACGGCTCTCCGGAGCATCCCTCTGCGGGGCTTCCCTCGGGCGGCCAGCGGCCACGAGAAGGTTCCCGGGATCGGCACGGCAGGAGAGCCTGGAAGAACATCGTACAAAAAAggcgaaaaaaacaacaacaggtaaataaaaacacacgTTTAGTTTTTCATAGGCCAAGTGGCTTCatagtaaaagtaaaataaaataaaattaaaaaaactaaaaacatggAAATTAATTTCTGTGCCATCTCAGCCACAATACGCTCAACCACAAAGTCATGTGTGGATGGCAAATATAATGAGAACCACCATTGTTTTCTGTTCCATTATTTTGTTACaatattatactacattatatcatttttattaaatgatgtattattttcttttatatatacacgttcaatttatttaaaacaagaaGACTGctaattaattgaattgaattcaattgaattgaatgtttttattatcattatacatgtataacgAGTTTTAAAGCTTCACAACAAagtgcgcaaataacaacaaacaactaAACACATATTTaaacaatcaataataataataataataaataataatcaccaaacaagtaataaataagtagtcaacaacataaataagtagtgaagtgcacaaataacaataacaaacaaataatcaataaatgataataataaataagtagtcaacataagtagtcaacatgaataagtggtcataTAAAGGTACAAGTGGTCACATAAAggtacaaaagtgactaaagtggtcaTGTTcctgtgccattgacggcattagacgtccaatccattctgactggGAGAGGCTTCCAGGCCTCCtgatcaaaatgaattggaagtaGCCAATGAGTGCCCTATGAAAGCATTCATGACATATCCATGTGTTATTATCATTGAGTTGTTGGCATTgggcttccattttttttccgagtGAAATGGCACGAGGTGACTAATTAGCACATTGGGGGCATTGGTATGTAAACGAGGCAGCGTTCCCTTGAAGGGGGCCTGCGTGGGCGGATAGAGGAGTTAATAAAGCGTGAACGGTAATTGTGTAGTAATGAACTAACAGAGAAAAGACTCTGGACAGGCGGCGAAGGCCATATATTACGGCCACAAAGGGAGATTTACACTTTCAAACTAAACACAACCGCATACCAGAATACTGATGCCCCCTCCCTCCCCAAAAAGGGGGGGCGGCagtgctttttcttcttcttcttcttcttggtgccctcaaatcattttcattaaatgaACACGAAAAGCTATTGAGGACGCTGAGTTTCTTTGTGGCTCCTTTCAGCCGAAGCCATAAAAGGGACTCGGTCGCCATTATGATTAGTTTGAATAAAAGACTTTTATAGACTTTTGTAAGAGATTATTCTTCATCTCACCTCGCTGTTGGCCTGCTTGGGGCCAAACGAGGGAGAAAGTTtggaaggaggaaaaaaaaatgtcaaaaggaATGTTCTAATGCAATTTGAGAGGAAATAAGCACCTTGACAAAACTTGAGCACCACCTGATCGCTGCCAGAGGCCATATTGTTTTAGGGTCCTATGTCAGGTTTGTTTACTTACAGATTGACTTCACTTTAAAATTGGAAGCATGCTGGGCCGCAAAACAGCTCTACTTTTCTTTGATTAAAAATCATTCACAAATcaagtagaaagaaaacaaattaacccAATAAAGATCTGGCATTTTGATATtttaggccacaatattaatatttggtTCATTATTGTGACCTCGAAGATCCAAAATACGAAGTCGACGAATGACTATATACATGTATTACCAATTTCTATATATAGTAcccatagtatatatattttttcaagtattcattgcctgccattgacaacaattgacgtccaattcataaaaaaaatggattgaatggcAATATATGCTCATATTTCAAAGCAGTGGATGACCATTCCCTTTAGACTTGGGGGGATTGGCAGCCAATTATCGATGCCAgtttctcccagtcaaaatggattgaacgtttAGCGTCGTCTGTGGCGGTCATTGATGGAAACAAGTGCCTTTTGAAGGGTTAAACATCGACAAGTTGAACAAACTCTATTTTTTCCGAAGTAGTCACTTATACATAATTTTATCTTGCATTAATAAAGATGCGATTTTATGTATATGCTTTCACTGAAACAGCGCTTCAGAGGAAAACCATCATCTATGTGGCCCTGGacaaaaatgactttgacacccctgctcatGTGGTCTTGTGAGAATATAGAATTCTTTCAATGGAGCCTAATGGGGAAATTAGTGCATGACTGGTAAAAGTCACTCTCCGGGGTGGGTGGTTCACCCCAGTGGGGGCTGACCAAATTGGTCACGgtgccgaaaaaaaaaaacctttgttgcCAGCATTGCGGCCCGGTGGCCCCCGGgctctgtgggaaaaaaataccaGAGAAAACGCTCCTCAATGGGAAGCTGGGGGTCGGTAACTGGCCACCCCGCCTCTAATTTAGAGCGTGACGATTTGGGATAATTGCTTAATTAGGAGGTGGGTGGGTCTGGGCCACAGGCCATCAGAGAAGCACGCATTTTTTGACTTTAGTGTTTCTATGTCAGGGAGAAGGTGGAGGGTGCGTGCGTTCATACCTGCGTGTAAGTAGGGTGTCCTGAACATGGGCTGAAAAGTTGCGTCAAAGCAGGGGACGTGGAAGGTCTTGGTATGCATGTGGACTGTCGGAGGGGTGGGTGCTGGAAAGGGGGACGGGAGGCGGACACAAGTTAGGATGGAGGCACAGGTGCGCATTGACAGGACCAAATGTGGGTCTACTCACGTCTCTTGGGCGACGGTGCGAGGATGGCGCTGACTCCAAACTTGAGGAAAGTCGGGTCCTTGTTGCTCGGCGTTTTGGGCGAGCATGACTCGTGCGTCACAGCATTCGCGAGGGGGCCTCGATCTGAGCAACGGTCCGCGAATGATAACGTGGTGGTGGCGGGGGCAGGCGGCGTCCGGTTGAGGAAAGCGGCGGGTCGGCTTATCCGCAGTAGGTCCTCCACGAGGAAGCTGGAGTGGCTCGGAAAGTTGTGGTGAAGGGCCAGGGCGGGGGCCGCTGGCCGGTAGAGGCCCGGGTAGAGGGCGGGGGGCGCGATGACGCTTGGGATCATCATAGTCCCCAACTTGCGAGCGTGCCTAAAGAATACTCCGCGTGTCTTTGCGCGGAGAGAAAGTGTGGACGAGTGTCTGTCTGCAAAAGTGGTGTCCTCGCCGCAGGCACTCGCAGCTTTATAGCAGCGGACCCCCACCTCACACCCACCCTTCCCGGGGCCTGACAGGCTCCACAATGGAGCCAAACAAAGTTCTCCTCACGGGCCGCTTTCAGGGCCCCCTCTCGCGCAATGCGATTGGCCGAGGGGCGCAATTTATGATTGCATTAGACTTCATAAGCAAGCAACACACAATGTGGCCACCACAAAGGGGGTCCCGCTCATCACTTTTGCATATGGATCACTTTCCTTTCAACGCCTTGTGTTGGGCCGACGCAAGCTGCCTAATTAAAGACCAATCTTTACATATTGTCTCATTATGTGGGGGCTTTTCACGAGTGTACTTTCACTATTCACTTACATAATAGATAATACGTTCAAGAGGGTTTGCATTGTAAAAATAAAGCTTTTGTAGGGCGGGTGAGTATTTGTTCGCAGTGAAACAAACTTGACTTATATGTATAAAATGTTATAAAAGCAATATtaacggaaaaaaatgaacccTGTTTATACCCCCAGTTTATTGCCTCTACccttatataataatattctCCTAATTTCCTGCTCTGACgacgttagacgtccaatccattttgacgagaatgccaaacagattggacatccgGCACGGTCATGAGTTGATCAACAAAGAGAGCAGCAGGTTTCTCCACATGATTCGATAGCAATATATGCTCGTTCGTTGCATCTTTtgcataagattttttttttaatagataaaaAAACAAGCCTGCTCTTCATCGAGACGCTTCGGAAAATGCTAATGTGTTTTTAGGGTTTCATTGGATTTTCAACACTCAATCTGGCCCTCGTCATGGAATAATGTCTTAACTGGATTGGCGCTATCAAAACGCTTTAACAGATGTGTTAAATATCACTTTGTGCCCAAGCGCTCAACAGGAGAAGTGTGCGCTCCTGATCCTGTTAGGAGCATGAACTTTAACTGTCAGCCTCAGCTGCGCAGGAGGCCCCCCTCGGCCCCTCGGCAGGCCTTTCTCTTCCCCCCTCTACCCGCTTccaagagagaagaaaaaaggggtgggggggaaGCTTTATTTCCAAAGACGGTTTTGTTCTGCTATTTTAACTGGCTGAATAAAAGTGCGTCTgtgatttgatttaaaatgcattcataCGAGTGCTCCAATAAAACTCCTATTAATGCCACTTGGAGCATGATCGTCATGTTCTGTCAGATTTAGACCCAAAACCTGTTCGAGCAAAGAAACCGGCTCCAAATTAGACGTTTTCAAAGAGATGATGTACGTTTTCAAAATTGGAATTTACACTTGAACGTGTTTACCTCaagttatctttaaaaaaaaacagagtgcAAATGTCAACAAGGCCGTTTgacgatatatttttttaactagacAATGGTTATACAAGTTTTTATATCATAAAAAGTGGATGTAAAACAacgtttttcatttgaaataaacCATGTGAACTCATTcgatttctgtttttgtttcaaataaaAAGCCGGAAAGAACAGATGGGAAGGTTCGGATAAgtggaatatttttgtttttctcccaaTAAAACTGGGCTTAGCATGACTTTGTTGGCTCAAAACAGTTAGCAGCCGGTGGGATCGAATCCAATGGTGACGAGTGGTCTAACATCAGCCCTATTTAATACGGCCACGGTGTAATAATTCCGAGGTAACGCCCCCGTGAAATGATCCTTTGGACATCACTCAATGCCTATCAGGGGCGCGATCCTCGGTCTACAACACAGACACCTCCGAGGAGCAAGAAGGCcttcaaagatttttttctttttctttttttatgatccCATTTTCCTTCACTTGGCTCCCCAAAATCCTCCTTTTGTACCAGTTCTAAGCAGATGGTTAGCAGGAAGCATGGGCGGCCCAGCCTGACCGAGACGAATTTCTATGAGCCTTGTTGGCTTTCCTCGTCCAAAGTGGCCTCTTAAAACAGCTGCCCGGGGCTCAATTAGAACCATTAAAAGCACATCGTGGACATATTAACAACACCCAAGCTCCCAGTGCCCCACCAAACTGCACTTTTAACTCCCACACCACTGACATTATTTTTCAACCACATCTAGAAGTTAGGAAAGCCCTCATTTGATGTCCTTTCCACCCCATATCAGCTAATCCTTATTAGGAATGACCGAGTTTCAAAATATGACACGCAGATATGATCATTTGCATGCATGGTTATGAAATCATGAGCTcatcatatgcatatatatgacGTTAATGATCCTATTACTTCACACTTTTCCTCATATTTCATATCTATTGTGCAACTCATACAGCaatcaaataataatgataattataacagtagtagtaataattaTGAAAATTCATAACCATATAGCGTAATtcagaattattttaaaaatagttattGAAAATATATGGATTGActatctctattttttttattttttttttcataattcatTTTGCTACTGCTCATACTATTTAGTTGCACTTCCCGCAACAGAAGATGAAGAATTTATTAATTGGAATGAAatagaatttattttattaatcgcaatcccttcaacctttctttaactacacttttttttgcatggcTAAATGAGTTTTTCCACATTATTTAGGGTGCATGTgttgcattttaaaatatttctaacttttgtgtgtgtgtgtcaaaatagttttaatttgacaatttaagagtttataaaatacacaaacttcaaaaaaattcaatcaaatGAATAGCTTCTGATTTGTATAAAGTTGCCACGTGTAATTCAAAGCATATGCAaaggtagatttgtgtctttattATTCAACCCAACAAAGTTACTTgaatcaaaaatatttattttcattcaaacaaaCCGTCACTTCAATTGTAGAACAAAGGCAAAAATATGGTCGAGAGTAAAAGCAAAAATGCACatgtttaaaatgatttttttagtaGAAATGAATTGTTTTTTAGTTTGAAGCAACTTTCTGTGGTCAGCCCCTTTGATAATAAGTGTATATTTAGAACTATAAATGTGAGTACTCGCTAGTTAACTATGGAACCATACGATaaacttgataaaaaaaaagtaattggtTGACAGCACTATTAATAATATTCATCAGTGTGCACAGTGGAGTTTCTTACcctcatttttcccccaaataaaTTTACTTGAAAACTTGATGTTATCATTCCAAACAATGTTTGTTGACATTTAACAACAACTTTTCCTGTTTATTCACAGTTAGGAATTCTGTTCTTTATTAAGTGCTATGGTAATTAAAATAGTTTTCATCAGAAGGCTGGATGGTTTTGGAGAAACGGAGGCGGCAGGCCTAGTTTAGTAAATAGATGAACTCCACCATTGTGTTGTCTGTGTTTCTGCTGCATTAAGTGAAAAGGGGGCTGAGTAAATGTTACACATGCATGAGAGCTTCTCCATAGGTTGTCCCTTTGTGCCGTAACTCCGACAGGTGGTTACTGTTGATTATTCACTCATTATTTATTGGTGACGTGGGTGCTGCAAATAGAGGGAACACCCCATCTTTTCAGCAGACCGTCAAGCAACAGATTGCGCTGACTGGT from Stigmatopora argus isolate UIUO_Sarg chromosome 2, RoL_Sarg_1.0, whole genome shotgun sequence carries:
- the dbx1a gene encoding homeobox protein DBX1-A; this translates as MMIPSVIAPPALYPGLYRPAAPALALHHNFPSHSSFLVEDLLRISRPAAFLNRTPPAPATTTLSFADRCSDRGPLANAVTHESCSPKTPSNKDPTFLKFGVSAILAPSPKRPPTPPTVHMHTKTFHVPCFDATFQPMFRTPYLHAGSPAVPIPGTFSWPLAARGKPRRGMLRRAVFSDVQRKALEKMFQKQKYISKPDRKKLASKLGLKDSQVKIWFQNRRMKWRNSKERELLSSGGCREQTLPTKANPHPDLSDVGKKSEDEEEDEDEAFGRQTTGSCGISSPSLSSKHSDFSESDDEEITVS